The Thermomonospora amylolytica sequence TGGAGGAGGCGGCCAGGTCGCTGCGGTGGGCGCGCGAGGCGCTGGTGCTGGCCCGCCGCGGCGTGCTGCCCGCCGACCGGCCGGTGCGCTGCGTGGACCACATGCCGACGCTGGTGATGTTCAAGGACGAGGACCTGATCCGGATCGTCGGCGAGCGCCGGCTGGCCCCGCTGCGGCAGGTCCGCCCGCGTCATCGGGAACGGCTCGCCCGCACCCTGCTGGCCTGCCTGCAGAGCGGGTTCAACGCCACCGAGGTCGCCTCCCGGCTGCACGTCCACCCGCAGACCGTCCGCTACCGGCTGCACCAGCTCGAGCAGCTCTTCGGCGAGGAGCTGTACGACCCCGACTCCCGGCTGGAGCTGGAGATGGTGCTGCAGGTGCACCTGTTCCACCTGGCCGAGGAGGACGCGCAGGCCGACGTGATCGCCCTGGAGAGCCCCCGCCGCCCCGCTCCGCCGTCCCCGGTCGCGGCCGCCTCCCGCCCTTGACCGGACGGCCGCTTGCGGTGATCTTGTAGGGACACCGCGGTGTCGCTCCCCGAGGAGGCCCGATGACCGAGGCGGAACCGCTCGGCCGCGGCCGGCTGCTGGGCTATGCGATCGGCTCGGTCGGCACCGGGATCTTCTCGGCGGTGCCCGGCCTGCTGCTGCTGTACTACCTGACCGACGTGCTCGGGGTGTCGGCGGCGGTGGCAGGCGTGCTGCTGGTCCTGCCGAAGGCGTGGGACGTGCTGCTGAACCCGGTGGTGGGCGCCGCCAGCGACCGCGAGGCGGTGCGCACCGGGCGGCGGACCCGGCTGCTGCTGGTCGGCGCGGTCACGCTGCCGCTGCTGTTCACCGCCATGTTCGTGGTGCCGGGGTCCTCGCCGGTGCTGGCGGCCTGCTGGGTGGGCGTGGCGTTCCTGCTGGCGGCGTCGGCGTTCGCGTGCTTCCAGGTGCCGTACGTGGCGCTGCCCGCCGAGATCTCGTCCCTCGCCGAGCAGCGCGCGCGGGCGATGGCGTGGCGGATCGTGGCGCTGACCGCCGGGATCCTGGTCGCCGGGGGGATCGCGCCCGTGCTGGTGGAGGCCGCCGGGGGAGGCCGCGCCGGGTACGCGCTGATGGGGACGGTCGTCGGGCTGATGCTCGGCGGGGCGCTGGTGGCCGCGGTCCTCGGCACCCGGTGGATCCCGTCGTCGGCGGGACCGCGTCCGCTGGGGCTGGCCGCCGCGCTGCGCACGGCCCGCGGGAACCGGCCGTTCTTCGTGCTGCTCACCTCGGCGGTGCTGCAGACGCTGGCGGTCGCGGTGATGCTGACCGGGGCGCCCTACGCGGCGACGTACCTGCTGGGCGACTACGGGCTGACGTCCCTGGTGTTCGTGTGCCTGGTCGGGCCGAGCGCGCTGGCCGTCCCGATGTGGCACCGGCTGGCCCGGCGGTACGGGACGGTGCCGTGCTACGCGGTGTCGGTGGCGGTGTTCGCCGTCGCGACCATCGCGCTGTACCCGGTGCTGAACGCGGGCGCGACCGGGCTCGTGCTGGCGCTGAGCGCGATCCTGGGCGTCTGCTACGCGGGGATGCAGTTGCTGTCGTTCCAACTGCTGCCGGAGTCGGTGCACGCCGACAGCGGCCGGACGGGGCACGCGCAGTCCGGGGCGTTCACCGGGGTGTGGATGGCCGCCGAGACCGGTGCGCTGGCGCTCGGGCCGGGGGTGTTCGCGGCGGTGCTGGCGCTGGGCTCCTACCAGGCGGCCGACTTCGAGCACCCGGTCGTCCAGCCCGACAGCGCGCTCACCGCCCTGACCACGGGCTTCACCCTGCTGCCCGCGGCGCTGCTGCTGGTCAGCATCCCGCCGCTGCTGGCGTACCGGCGGATGGCCGCCCGGCAGTACGCCCCCGCGCCCGCCTGAGGCACTACTCCAGGCGGGTCAGCCGGGCGACCAGGTCGGGCTCCTGGAGGCCCTGCGGCAGCTCGACGGGGAACCGGCCCGCGCCCTCGCCCTCGCCCACGACGACCGCCCCCACGTCGGCGCCCGGCGCGGCCCGGCTCGGCGGGTCGCCCTCGATCCCGACCCGCACGGTCAGCCCCGGCCAGCCGACCACGGTGACCGGCGCGGCGGCCGTCACCGGCGTCCGCCCGCCCAGCCCGTCGTCGACCATCCCGACCCGGTCGCCCGCCTTGGCCAGCGTCGCCGCCGTCAGGGCGTTCTGCGCGGCGGGCAGCACCCGCCGGGTGACGTTCATGGCGGCCAGGGCGCTGGCGCCGGGCTGCCCCATCACCGCGCCGAGGACCAGCGTGTTCACCCCGGCCACGGGACGGCGGGCCACGAACACGAAGTTGCCGCCCGCCGCGTCGGTGTAGCCGGTCTTGCCGCCGAAGATCCCGTTCTGGCCCAGCAGGACGTTGCCGGCGGGACGCACCGGCCCGCCGTCGTTGGGGACGTACGTGCGCTGCGCCACCACCTCGGCGAACGCGGGCAGCTTCATCGCCGCGCGCAGCAGCTTGACCTGGTCGGCCGCCGTGCTCACGGTCCCCGAGTCGTAGCCGCTGGGGTCGGTGTAGCGGGTGCCGGTCATCCCCAGCTCCCGCGCGGCGGCGTTCATCTTCTCCACGAACGCCGGGATGCTGCCGGCGTCCCAGCGGGCCAGCTCGTGCGCGATGTTGTTGGCCGACACCACCATCAGCGCCTCGAGCGCCTTGCGCTCGGTGAACCGCTGGCCCGCCACCACGTCCACGTGCGACTCGCCGCGCTGCTTGCGCTGCGGCAGCCGCGCCGCCTCCTGCGCGGAGATCGTGAACGTCGGCCCGTCCTCGCCCGAACGCAGCGGATGGTTCTTCAGGAACACGTACGCCGTCATCACCTTCGCCACGCTGGCGGTGGGGATCGGCGTCTGCGTTCCGGCGCTCCCGATGGTGCCGAGACCCTCCACGTGGAGCACCACCTGCCCCCGCGCGGGCATCGGCAGCACCGGCGAGGAGCCCCCGAACGTGTGCGAGGCCGGCAACGTGAGCTTCAGGGCGGGCTCCGGCACCGGCCGGACCAGCTGCACCGTCACCGCCACCGCCAGCAGGACCACCAGCAGCGCCACGGTGATCAGCGCCCGCCGCCGCCCCCTGCCCTCGCGCTCGGGCTCCACGACGCCGGGATGGACGATCCCCGCGGGCGGCTCGTCGATGACCTGGGGCCCCCGGTAAAGCTCCAGCTCCCCGGTGGGCCTGGACTCCTCGTAGGGCGCCCGCTCCTGCTCCCAGCCGCCCGGGGCGGGCAAGGCCGGCAGTCCCGGCCGCTCCACCTCCGCCGGCGGCAGGGCGAGGGCCTCCAACGCCCGCACCGCATCGACCTGGGCGCTCCCGGCGTCCCCGGCCCGCTCGACCTCGGGCGCCGAAGCCCGGGACTCCAGGGCCGCCCCGCCGTACCCGGCCGCAGGCTCCCCGGCCCCCTGACGCCGGTCGACCGTCTGCCGCGCCTCCGGCTGCGCCGCCGCCTCATGCCGGGCGGCCGGCGGATCGAACCGCCGAGGCCCATGCTCACGCGCCCGATGCGGCTGTGCCTGCCGCGCCTCATCGGCATGCCTGGGCGCCCGCGTTTCATGCGGATGCCGCTCGACCGCGCGCCGGCCGCCCGGATGCCCGGCCGCCTCATGCCGCGCACCCGGCGGCTCGAACGGACCACGCTCGTGCCCATGCGGCGCATCCGCCCGCGTGGGCCGCGCCTCTCCACCGCGCCGGGTGTCGCGTGGCTCGGGTTCGGCCGTGGGCGGCGTGTCCGGGTGTGCCGGTGCCTCGTGTCGGGCGGCCGGCGGTCGTTCGTGTGTATGGGGCGTGTCCGTCCGTGTGGGACGGGTCTCCTGGCCGCGCCGGGTGTCGCGCGGTTCGGGTTCGGCCGTGGGCGGCGTGTCCGGGTGTGCCGGTGCCTCGTGTCGGGCGGCCGGCGGGTCGGACGGCGGTCGTTCGTGTGCGTGGGGCGTGTCCGTCCGCGCGGGACGGGCCTCCCCACCACGTCGGGGTCCACGCGGCTCGCGTTCGGTCGCGGGCCGGGCGGTCGGGGGTGCCGGGGCCTCGTGGGGGTCGAACGGGTGGCGGTCGGGCTCGTGAGGCGCATCTGCT is a genomic window containing:
- a CDS encoding MFS transporter; amino-acid sequence: MTEAEPLGRGRLLGYAIGSVGTGIFSAVPGLLLLYYLTDVLGVSAAVAGVLLVLPKAWDVLLNPVVGAASDREAVRTGRRTRLLLVGAVTLPLLFTAMFVVPGSSPVLAACWVGVAFLLAASAFACFQVPYVALPAEISSLAEQRARAMAWRIVALTAGILVAGGIAPVLVEAAGGGRAGYALMGTVVGLMLGGALVAAVLGTRWIPSSAGPRPLGLAAALRTARGNRPFFVLLTSAVLQTLAVAVMLTGAPYAATYLLGDYGLTSLVFVCLVGPSALAVPMWHRLARRYGTVPCYAVSVAVFAVATIALYPVLNAGATGLVLALSAILGVCYAGMQLLSFQLLPESVHADSGRTGHAQSGAFTGVWMAAETGALALGPGVFAAVLALGSYQAADFEHPVVQPDSALTALTTGFTLLPAALLLVSIPPLLAYRRMAARQYAPAPA
- a CDS encoding D-alanyl-D-alanine carboxypeptidase family protein, with translation MRALEALALPPAEVERPGLPALPAPGGWEQERAPYEESRPTGELELYRGPQVIDEPPAGIVHPGVVEPEREGRGRRRALITVALLVVLLAVAVTVQLVRPVPEPALKLTLPASHTFGGSSPVLPMPARGQVVLHVEGLGTIGSAGTQTPIPTASVAKVMTAYVFLKNHPLRSGEDGPTFTISAQEAARLPQRKQRGESHVDVVAGQRFTERKALEALMVVSANNIAHELARWDAGSIPAFVEKMNAAARELGMTGTRYTDPSGYDSGTVSTAADQVKLLRAAMKLPAFAEVVAQRTYVPNDGGPVRPAGNVLLGQNGIFGGKTGYTDAAGGNFVFVARRPVAGVNTLVLGAVMGQPGASALAAMNVTRRVLPAAQNALTAATLAKAGDRVGMVDDGLGGRTPVTAAAPVTVVGWPGLTVRVGIEGDPPSRAAPGADVGAVVVGEGEGAGRFPVELPQGLQEPDLVARLTRLE